One Nonomuraea angiospora DNA segment encodes these proteins:
- a CDS encoding ABC transporter ATP-binding protein → MSKPVLAVEGLVKHFPIRTGALRGRTGAVRAVDGVDLALHSGRTLGLVGESGCGKTTTGRLVVRLAEPTSGRILYGGRDLAALSPARLRPLRGEIQIVFQDPYASLSPRLTVHEIVAEPLRTQGRYRRGGRARVGELLELVGLSPEHAGRYPHEFSGGQRQRVGIARALALNPRVLVLDEPVSALDVSIQAQVVNQLAQLQRELGLAYLFISHDLSVVRHLCDRVAIMYLGRIVEEGERAEIFARPAHPYTKALISAVPISCPSQRGGRRRIVLAGDVPSPANPPSGCRFRTRCWKARERCAVEEPELTGAGHRVACHFPEESTRPGVGPGGVIWAGRRSSPP, encoded by the coding sequence CGGGCGGACCGGCGCGGTCCGGGCCGTGGACGGCGTGGACCTGGCGCTGCACTCCGGCCGCACCCTCGGGCTGGTCGGCGAGTCCGGCTGCGGCAAGACCACGACGGGCCGGCTCGTCGTGCGCCTGGCCGAGCCCACCTCCGGCCGCATCCTGTACGGCGGGCGCGACCTGGCCGCCCTGTCGCCCGCCCGGCTCAGGCCGCTGCGCGGCGAGATCCAGATCGTCTTCCAGGACCCGTACGCGTCGCTGTCGCCGCGGCTGACCGTGCACGAGATCGTCGCCGAGCCGCTGCGCACCCAGGGCCGCTACCGCCGCGGCGGCCGGGCGCGGGTCGGCGAGCTGCTGGAGCTGGTGGGCCTGTCGCCCGAACACGCGGGCCGCTATCCGCACGAGTTCTCCGGCGGCCAGCGCCAGCGCGTCGGCATCGCCAGGGCGCTGGCCCTGAACCCGCGCGTGCTGGTGCTGGACGAGCCCGTCTCGGCGCTGGACGTCTCGATCCAGGCGCAGGTCGTCAACCAGCTCGCCCAGCTCCAGCGGGAGCTGGGCCTGGCCTACCTGTTCATCTCGCACGACCTGTCGGTCGTGCGGCACCTGTGCGACAGAGTGGCGATCATGTATCTGGGCCGGATCGTGGAGGAGGGCGAGCGGGCGGAGATCTTCGCCCGGCCCGCCCACCCCTACACCAAGGCGCTCATCTCGGCCGTGCCGATCTCGTGCCCGTCGCAGCGGGGCGGGCGCAGGCGGATCGTGCTCGCCGGTGACGTGCCCAGCCCGGCGAACCCGCCGTCGGGTTGCCGCTTCCGTACCCGCTGCTGGAAGGCCCGGGAGCGGTGCGCCGTCGAGGAGCCGGAGCTGACCGGCGCGGGGCATCGCGTCGCCTGCCATTTCCCCGAGGAGAGCACCAGGCCCGGCGTAGGACCGGGAGGTGTCATTTGGGCTGGTCGTCGCTCCAGCCCGCCTTGA
- a CDS encoding LacI family DNA-binding transcriptional regulator: MPTLADVAALAGVSKATASRALGRPDLAAPETVARVRAAAEQLGFVPNRAATQLARGRTGVVAVVVPTLDNTFFTPIIGGAQARAADSGMQLTIAVHSLEHAAHVAAVEQLAHQVDGFLLTAPRGSDEIVRAAASFKPTVLIDREIEGMTSAVADTATAFGTLVSRFVEMGHERIVYIGGPAGSWQDRQRQAAIRAAAGASGATLTMLGPYPSTFAAGVETAEAVLAARATAVVPYATSIGLGLMFALLHRGIRDVVVSSERMIVESLGLGDVPAIDVDGEKLGEVAMDQLMTLLGERREPSPARRRLTVPIS; the protein is encoded by the coding sequence GTGCCGACACTCGCGGACGTCGCCGCGCTGGCCGGGGTTTCCAAGGCGACGGCCTCCCGCGCCCTGGGCCGGCCGGACCTGGCCGCCCCGGAGACGGTGGCCCGCGTCCGCGCAGCCGCCGAGCAGCTCGGATTCGTCCCCAACCGGGCGGCCACGCAGCTCGCCCGCGGGCGGACCGGGGTGGTCGCCGTCGTGGTGCCCACGCTCGACAACACCTTCTTCACCCCGATCATCGGCGGCGCCCAGGCGCGCGCGGCCGACTCGGGCATGCAGCTGACCATCGCGGTGCACTCCCTGGAGCACGCCGCCCACGTCGCCGCGGTCGAGCAGCTCGCGCACCAGGTCGACGGCTTCCTGCTCACCGCGCCGCGGGGCTCGGACGAGATCGTCCGCGCCGCCGCGTCGTTCAAGCCGACCGTGCTCATCGACCGCGAGATCGAGGGCATGACCTCCGCGGTCGCCGACACGGCCACCGCCTTCGGCACGCTCGTGTCCCGGTTCGTCGAGATGGGCCACGAGCGCATCGTCTACATCGGCGGCCCGGCGGGCTCCTGGCAGGACCGCCAGCGCCAGGCGGCCATCCGCGCCGCGGCCGGGGCGAGCGGCGCGACGCTGACCATGCTCGGCCCCTACCCCTCGACGTTCGCCGCCGGGGTGGAGACGGCGGAGGCCGTGCTGGCCGCCCGCGCCACCGCCGTGGTCCCGTACGCCACCTCGATCGGCCTGGGCCTCATGTTCGCCCTGCTCCACCGCGGGATCCGCGACGTCGTGGTCAGCTCGGAGCGCATGATCGTCGAGAGCCTCGGCCTGGGCGACGTCCCCGCGATCGACGTGGACGGCGAGAAGCTCGGCGAGGTGGCCATGGACCAGCTCATGACCCTCCTCGGCGAGCGCAGGGAGCCGTCACCCGCCAGACGCCGCCTCACCGTCCCGATCAGCTGA
- a CDS encoding ABC transporter permease, translated as MPGLVLLVAGFLIPSAAMLFAPPDVPTGEIFTRLGRMLTDPYDLEVIGRTVGLALAVTIICVVLGFPIAYWLARSPSRWSGVFLAVAIFPLMLSNVVRTFGWLVILGSKGALGRLLVQLGIVDVAPQLLYTKLAIVLGLTQLFLPLAIISCYSAVAQVDPGLDDASRGLGASRIRTMWNVVIPLTMPGIVVAATLVFAGSVTAYTTPYLLGGSSQRMLSTQLFNYASTTVDWASASATALIMTVLVFLVSGLSSLIGRKGATS; from the coding sequence GTGCCTGGTCTCGTCCTTCTCGTCGCGGGCTTCCTCATCCCCTCGGCGGCGATGCTCTTCGCGCCCCCGGACGTGCCGACCGGCGAGATCTTCACGCGCCTGGGCAGGATGCTGACGGATCCGTACGACCTGGAGGTGATCGGGCGCACGGTCGGGCTGGCCCTGGCTGTCACGATCATCTGCGTCGTCCTCGGCTTCCCCATCGCCTACTGGCTCGCCCGCTCGCCGTCACGCTGGAGCGGGGTCTTCCTGGCAGTGGCGATCTTCCCATTGATGCTGAGCAACGTGGTAAGGACGTTCGGCTGGCTGGTGATCCTCGGCTCCAAGGGGGCGCTCGGCCGGCTGCTCGTCCAGCTCGGCATCGTGGACGTGGCGCCGCAGCTGCTCTACACCAAGCTGGCGATCGTCCTGGGCCTCACCCAGCTGTTCCTGCCGCTGGCGATCATCTCCTGCTACTCGGCCGTCGCCCAGGTCGATCCCGGCCTGGACGACGCCTCGCGCGGGCTCGGCGCGAGCCGCATCCGCACGATGTGGAACGTCGTCATCCCGCTGACCATGCCCGGCATCGTGGTGGCCGCCACCCTGGTCTTCGCCGGGTCCGTCACCGCCTACACCACGCCGTACCTGCTCGGCGGGTCCAGCCAGCGGATGCTGTCCACGCAGCTGTTCAACTACGCGAGCACCACGGTCGACTGGGCCTCCGCCTCGGCGACGGCGCTCATCATGACGGTCCTGGTCTTCCTGGTCTCCGGGCTGTCCTCGCTGATCGGGCGGAAGGGGGCCACCTCATGA
- a CDS encoding ABC transporter permease, which yields MKRPITAALAVIGYVIMIVPIIFVVATAFTAGSTLRFPPDGISLRWFDEALGYEPFIEAALSSLELAVLATALALVLGVPVTLAVHRGKLPGKGLVEGLFLSPLIVPELVVGLALFQQLMVGLDLDNFSTLLVGHTALMLPYAVRVTGASLALADPALEEAARGLGASPLRAFLNVTLPVLRPGIFSAALLSMVTSFNNVPLSLLLQGRDFRTLPVTMLDYVQQSYDPMVAAASTLILAATVVIAVIAERTVGFAKIFGGINQ from the coding sequence ATGAAGCGGCCGATCACGGCGGCGCTCGCGGTCATCGGCTACGTCATCATGATCGTGCCGATCATCTTCGTGGTCGCCACCGCCTTCACCGCCGGAAGCACCCTGAGGTTCCCGCCCGACGGGATCTCGCTGCGCTGGTTCGACGAGGCGCTCGGCTACGAGCCGTTCATCGAGGCCGCGCTCTCCAGCCTGGAGCTCGCCGTGCTCGCCACCGCGCTCGCGCTGGTGCTCGGCGTGCCCGTCACGCTCGCCGTCCACCGCGGCAAGCTGCCGGGCAAGGGCCTGGTCGAGGGGCTGTTCCTGTCGCCGCTCATCGTCCCCGAGCTGGTCGTCGGCCTCGCGTTGTTCCAGCAGCTGATGGTCGGCCTGGACCTGGACAACTTCAGCACCCTGCTGGTCGGGCACACCGCGCTGATGCTGCCGTACGCGGTGCGCGTGACCGGCGCCTCGCTCGCGCTGGCCGACCCCGCGCTGGAGGAGGCCGCCCGGGGTCTCGGCGCCTCGCCGCTGCGCGCGTTCCTCAACGTGACGTTGCCCGTCCTGCGTCCGGGCATCTTCTCCGCCGCGCTGCTCAGCATGGTGACGTCGTTCAACAACGTGCCGCTGTCGCTGCTGCTGCAGGGACGCGACTTCCGGACGCTGCCGGTGACGATGCTCGACTACGTGCAGCAGTCGTACGACCCGATGGTCGCCGCCGCGTCCACCCTCATCCTGGCCGCCACCGTGGTCATCGCGGTGATCGCCGAGCGCACGGTCGGATTCGCCAAGATCTTCGGAGGGATCAACCAATGA
- a CDS encoding ABC transporter ATP-binding protein, whose translation MTAAAELIGVTQRFGSFTAVDAIDLAVPAGRLTTLLGPSGCGKTTTLRMIAGYSAPTSGTIRIDGVDSTRTPPEKRDLGMVFQSYALFPHMTVADNVGYGLKLRKVPAAERRARVMETLDLVGLAHLADRKPKKLSGGQQQRVALARAIAIRPKLLLLDEPLSNLDARLRVQMRAEIRRIQAETRLTVILVTHDQDEALEMSDEMVIMNEGRIVQQGTPQQVFPRPADRFVAEFLGYENFLTAADGTPLTIRPEHLRIAETGPGLGHSLDAKVVDVAFRGVDLLVSLDAVDPSGATVRLLADVRSGASLAPGAAVTVIAPDDHLVPLPR comes from the coding sequence ATGACCGCCGCCGCCGAGCTGATCGGAGTCACCCAGAGGTTCGGCTCCTTCACCGCCGTCGACGCCATCGACCTCGCCGTGCCGGCGGGGCGGCTGACGACGCTGCTGGGCCCGAGCGGCTGCGGCAAGACCACCACGCTCAGGATGATCGCGGGCTACTCCGCCCCGACGTCGGGGACGATCCGCATCGACGGGGTCGACAGCACGCGCACGCCGCCGGAGAAGCGCGATCTCGGGATGGTCTTCCAGTCGTACGCGCTGTTCCCGCACATGACGGTGGCCGACAACGTCGGGTACGGGCTCAAGCTGCGCAAGGTGCCGGCCGCGGAGAGACGCGCGCGGGTCATGGAGACGCTCGACCTCGTCGGGCTCGCGCACCTGGCCGACCGCAAGCCGAAGAAGCTCTCCGGCGGGCAGCAGCAGCGGGTGGCGCTGGCCAGGGCGATCGCGATCAGGCCCAAGCTCCTGCTGCTCGACGAGCCGCTGTCCAACCTCGACGCCCGCCTGCGCGTCCAGATGCGGGCCGAGATCAGGCGCATCCAGGCGGAGACCAGGCTGACCGTCATCCTCGTCACCCACGACCAGGACGAGGCGCTGGAGATGTCCGACGAGATGGTCATCATGAACGAGGGCCGGATCGTCCAGCAGGGCACTCCCCAGCAGGTCTTCCCCCGTCCGGCCGACCGCTTCGTGGCCGAGTTCCTCGGCTACGAGAACTTCCTCACCGCGGCCGACGGCACGCCGCTGACCATCAGGCCCGAGCATCTGCGCATCGCCGAGACGGGTCCCGGCCTTGGACACAGCCTTGACGCGAAGGTCGTCGACGTGGCCTTCCGCGGCGTCGACCTGCTGGTCTCGCTCGACGCGGTCGATCCGTCGGGCGCGACGGTCAGGCTGCTCGCCGACGTCCGCAGCGGCGCGAGCCTGGCGCCCGGAGCGGCCGTGACGGTGATCGCGCCCGACGACCATCTGGTTCCACTCCCCCGCTGA
- a CDS encoding ABC transporter substrate-binding protein, which yields MPTRRAVLAAALTVLAAAGCSGSGSAEKQADQNTIVVSTFPFGVKEFEQAVVAPFSKQTGIKVELDTGSNSDRLSKLKLAKGEPEADVVLISDYFAALGQKDGLFQKVDVPNMKQLAPFATEGSYEGPAYTHQLNGIIYNTGKLSQKQAADWELFANAANKGKVALPDISVTAGQLMISGVGESYGKGPYDIDGSLKTLAGWAPNVLQFYTSSTEVTNLLTQGEIVAADALSGFATKLVTSGEPIAWTAPAKGRYMATNRAMIPKGARNAQGAAKFIDYMLSAEAQSAMAKAAGDLPTNPKAEIPADIAKVTGEAAKDPVAAGFKTLDPAQLVDTRATWVDRFTREVAGK from the coding sequence ATGCCCACGCGCCGCGCCGTACTGGCCGCCGCTCTGACGGTGCTCGCCGCAGCCGGATGTTCCGGCTCCGGGTCCGCCGAGAAGCAGGCCGATCAGAACACCATCGTCGTCAGCACCTTCCCCTTCGGGGTGAAGGAGTTCGAGCAGGCGGTCGTCGCTCCGTTCAGCAAGCAGACGGGGATCAAGGTCGAGCTGGACACCGGGTCCAACTCCGACCGGCTGTCGAAGCTGAAGCTCGCCAAGGGCGAGCCGGAGGCGGACGTGGTGCTGATCTCCGACTACTTCGCCGCGCTCGGGCAGAAGGACGGCCTCTTCCAGAAGGTCGACGTGCCCAACATGAAGCAGCTCGCGCCGTTCGCGACCGAGGGCTCCTACGAGGGGCCGGCCTACACGCACCAGCTCAACGGGATCATCTACAACACCGGCAAGCTCAGCCAGAAGCAGGCGGCCGACTGGGAGCTGTTCGCCAACGCGGCGAACAAGGGAAAGGTCGCGCTTCCCGATATTTCGGTGACCGCCGGACAACTCATGATTTCGGGGGTGGGTGAGTCGTACGGCAAGGGCCCCTACGACATCGACGGCTCGCTGAAGACCCTGGCCGGCTGGGCGCCGAACGTCCTGCAGTTCTACACCTCCTCGACCGAGGTCACGAACCTGCTGACCCAGGGCGAGATCGTCGCCGCCGACGCGCTGAGCGGCTTCGCCACCAAGCTCGTCACCTCGGGCGAGCCGATCGCCTGGACGGCTCCCGCCAAGGGCCGCTACATGGCCACCAACCGGGCGATGATCCCCAAGGGCGCGCGCAACGCGCAGGGAGCGGCGAAGTTCATCGACTACATGCTGTCGGCCGAGGCGCAGAGCGCCATGGCGAAGGCCGCCGGCGACCTGCCCACGAACCCGAAGGCCGAGATCCCGGCCGACATCGCCAAGGTGACCGGCGAGGCGGCGAAGGACCCGGTGGCCGCCGGGTTCAAGACCCTCGACCCAGCCCAGCTCGTCGACACCCGCGCCACCTGGGTCGACCGCTTCACCCGCGAGGTGGCCGGCAAGTGA
- a CDS encoding adenosine deaminase family protein: protein MNLDLMPKVDLHCHLIGTVRASTFAELARREGLDLPDTPERIYADVNSLPPDPALYLDTRIPVPQGRSADEPEVSYSLFQVSSWVLQLLRDADDLTRITYEAFEDAHRTSATRHLEVSFDALTEHQEKLGYATVIEAYAEGIRMAERDFGMSGRLIAAVDRSRSGDEALSWVRTVVDNPHDYVAGIGLDNLETAGPPERFEAAFRLAGEAGLRRTAHSSEHAPVAVNTVTCLDVLGCDRIDHGYFVLEDDEVVARVRDEQIPFTVISTTSRRSWRPWRRASIAAMLEAGLNVIPASDDPGMFPTSLANEYRILSEQLAVPDERLRAMALAGVEACWLPEPEKDALRRRFESELANAE from the coding sequence GTGAACCTTGACCTGATGCCCAAGGTCGATCTGCACTGCCATCTCATCGGCACCGTACGCGCCTCGACCTTCGCCGAGCTGGCCCGGCGGGAGGGGCTCGACCTGCCCGACACGCCCGAGCGCATCTACGCGGACGTGAACTCGCTCCCGCCGGACCCGGCGCTCTACCTGGACACCCGGATCCCGGTCCCGCAGGGCAGGAGCGCGGACGAGCCCGAGGTCTCCTACTCGCTGTTCCAGGTGTCCTCGTGGGTCCTGCAGCTCCTGCGCGACGCCGACGATCTCACCCGGATCACCTACGAGGCGTTCGAGGACGCCCACCGGACCAGCGCGACCAGGCATCTCGAGGTCTCCTTCGACGCGCTGACCGAGCATCAGGAGAAGCTCGGCTACGCCACGGTGATCGAGGCGTACGCCGAGGGCATCAGGATGGCCGAACGCGACTTCGGCATGTCGGGCCGGCTCATCGCGGCCGTCGACCGGAGCAGGTCGGGAGACGAGGCGCTCTCCTGGGTGCGCACGGTCGTGGACAACCCGCACGACTACGTGGCGGGGATCGGGCTGGACAACCTGGAGACCGCCGGGCCGCCGGAGCGGTTCGAGGCCGCCTTCCGGCTCGCCGGTGAGGCCGGGCTGCGCCGTACCGCTCATTCCTCCGAGCACGCGCCCGTCGCCGTCAACACGGTCACCTGCCTCGACGTGCTCGGCTGCGACCGGATCGACCACGGCTACTTCGTGCTCGAGGACGACGAGGTCGTCGCCAGGGTGCGGGACGAGCAGATCCCGTTCACCGTCATCTCGACCACCTCGCGGCGCTCGTGGCGGCCGTGGCGGCGGGCGTCGATCGCGGCGATGCTCGAGGCCGGGCTCAACGTCATCCCCGCCTCCGACGACCCGGGGATGTTCCCGACGTCGCTGGCGAACGAGTATCGGATCCTCTCCGAGCAGCTCGCCGTACCGGATGAGCGGTTGCGGGCGATGGCGCTGGCCGGCGTGGAGGCGTGCTGGTTGCCGGAGCCCGAGAAGGACGCGCTGCGCAGGCGCTTCGAGAGCGAACTCGCGAACGCGGAGTGA
- a CDS encoding ArsR/SmtB family transcription factor, whose protein sequence is MHTSLPDFDMPNEEQVHLAAESFRLLSDPTRIKILWALLQGESNVACLAELADAAPTAVSQHLAKLRLAGLVKGRREGTFVYYSAADEHVRRLLAEGLFHADHLDRAGHAEARPDAPPGERAAAHAR, encoded by the coding sequence ATGCACACCTCGCTGCCCGACTTCGACATGCCGAACGAGGAACAGGTGCATCTGGCCGCCGAGTCGTTCCGCCTGTTGTCCGATCCCACCCGCATCAAGATCCTTTGGGCGCTGCTGCAGGGCGAGTCCAATGTCGCCTGCCTGGCCGAGCTCGCCGACGCCGCCCCCACGGCGGTCAGCCAGCACCTGGCCAAGCTCCGGCTGGCCGGACTCGTCAAAGGCCGCCGCGAGGGCACGTTCGTGTACTACAGCGCCGCCGACGAGCACGTTCGGCGCCTGCTGGCCGAAGGGCTGTTCCACGCCGACCACCTCGACCGGGCCGGCCACGCCGAGGCTCGGCCGGACGCGCCGCCGGGTGAACGAGCGGCCGCGCACGCACGCTGA
- a CDS encoding heavy metal translocating P-type ATPase, which produces MTTDLTTPEAAAVRPAPASRPLRWWRSGAGSLPEVRWALAATALFAAGGLAQLAGAPAWLWWALYLACYAAGGWEPGLAGLKALREKTLDVDLLMVAAAIGAAAIGQVFDGALLIVIFATSGALEAVATKRTEDSVRGLLDLTPDQATRVDPNGEEEVVAAADLRVGDVIVVRPGERIGADGRVVDGVSDVDQASITGESLPADKQSGDEVFAGTMNGTGALRVQVTRPAGETVIARIVAMVEQAGATKARTQLFIEKVEQRYSIVMVAATLALFALPLLWGTSVQDSLLRAMTFMIVASPCAVVLATMPPLLAAVATAGRNGVLVKSAVVMERLADVDRVAFDKTGTLTEGRPHLTCLRVLPGTAAIARGGSEGGAGAQADRLLALAAAAEQGSEHPLGRAIVAAAHHQRLPLPAAAGFAALPGRGVRARVDGRLVELGSPAHLLDQSADGATSGDAEQARQVVAEIEEDGHSAVLLLLDGRPVAVLGLADRMRAGAAQVVAQLTRLTGAAPVLLTGDNPRAAARVAAQAGITDVRAGLLPQDKVEAVHELRRQGARPALVGDGVNDAPALAGAHAGIAMGGSGADLTLQAADAVITRDDLTTVPAVLALARRARRLVVANLVIAGAFIAVLVAWDLFGELPLPLGVAGHEGSTVIVGLNGLRLLRDAAWKRVPLER; this is translated from the coding sequence GTGACTACCGATCTGACCACGCCCGAGGCCGCCGCCGTACGCCCGGCACCCGCATCCAGACCACTGCGCTGGTGGCGCTCGGGAGCAGGCTCGCTGCCGGAGGTGCGCTGGGCCCTGGCGGCCACCGCGCTGTTCGCCGCCGGCGGCCTGGCCCAGCTCGCCGGCGCGCCCGCCTGGCTGTGGTGGGCGCTGTATCTGGCCTGCTACGCCGCCGGCGGCTGGGAGCCGGGCCTGGCCGGGCTGAAGGCGCTGCGCGAGAAGACCCTGGACGTCGATCTGCTCATGGTCGCCGCCGCGATCGGCGCGGCGGCGATCGGTCAGGTCTTCGACGGCGCGCTGCTGATCGTCATCTTCGCCACTTCCGGCGCGCTGGAGGCGGTGGCCACCAAACGCACCGAGGACTCGGTACGCGGCCTGCTGGACCTGACCCCCGACCAGGCCACCCGCGTCGACCCCAACGGCGAGGAGGAGGTCGTGGCGGCCGCCGACCTGCGCGTGGGCGACGTCATCGTGGTGCGGCCGGGCGAGCGCATCGGCGCCGACGGGCGCGTGGTGGACGGGGTCAGCGACGTCGACCAGGCCTCCATCACCGGTGAGAGCCTCCCGGCCGACAAACAGAGCGGAGACGAGGTGTTCGCCGGCACGATGAACGGCACCGGCGCGCTGCGCGTCCAGGTCACCCGGCCCGCCGGCGAGACGGTCATCGCCCGGATCGTGGCCATGGTCGAGCAGGCCGGCGCCACCAAGGCCCGCACCCAGCTGTTCATCGAGAAGGTCGAGCAGCGCTACTCGATCGTCATGGTCGCCGCCACCCTCGCCCTGTTCGCGCTCCCCCTGCTGTGGGGCACCTCGGTGCAGGACAGCCTGCTGCGGGCGATGACGTTCATGATCGTGGCCTCGCCGTGCGCGGTGGTGCTGGCCACCATGCCGCCGCTGCTGGCCGCGGTCGCCACCGCCGGCCGCAACGGCGTGCTGGTCAAGTCCGCGGTGGTGATGGAACGGCTGGCCGACGTCGACCGGGTCGCCTTCGACAAGACCGGAACCCTGACCGAGGGCCGGCCGCACCTGACCTGCCTGCGTGTCCTGCCCGGCACGGCGGCCATCGCGAGAGGCGGATCAGAGGGCGGGGCCGGGGCGCAGGCCGATCGGCTGCTCGCGCTGGCGGCCGCGGCCGAGCAGGGCTCGGAACATCCACTCGGCCGCGCCATCGTCGCCGCCGCCCATCACCAGCGCCTGCCGCTGCCCGCGGCGGCCGGCTTCGCCGCCCTGCCCGGGCGCGGCGTGCGCGCCCGCGTCGATGGACGCCTGGTCGAGCTCGGCAGTCCCGCTCACCTGCTGGACCAGAGCGCGGACGGCGCCACGTCCGGCGATGCCGAGCAGGCCCGCCAGGTCGTGGCCGAGATCGAGGAGGACGGGCACAGCGCCGTGCTGCTGCTCCTGGACGGTCGTCCCGTCGCGGTGCTCGGTCTGGCCGACCGCATGCGTGCCGGCGCGGCACAAGTAGTGGCGCAGCTGACCCGCCTGACCGGGGCGGCCCCCGTCCTGCTGACCGGTGACAACCCCCGCGCCGCGGCCCGTGTGGCCGCACAGGCCGGCATCACCGACGTACGGGCCGGGCTGCTGCCGCAGGACAAGGTCGAGGCCGTCCACGAACTGCGGCGGCAGGGCGCCCGGCCGGCCTTGGTCGGCGACGGCGTCAACGACGCCCCCGCTCTGGCCGGTGCGCACGCCGGCATCGCCATGGGCGGCTCCGGGGCCGACCTCACCCTGCAGGCCGCCGACGCCGTCATCACCCGCGACGACCTGACCACCGTCCCGGCGGTCCTCGCCCTGGCCCGCCGGGCCCGCCGCCTGGTGGTCGCCAACCTTGTCATCGCCGGCGCGTTCATCGCCGTGCTGGTGGCCTGGGATCTGTTCGGTGAGCTGCCGCTGCCGCTCGGGGTGGCCGGGCACGAGGGCTCCACCGTCATCGTCGGCCTCAACGGCCTGCGCCTGCTGCGCGATGCCGCGTGGAAGCGGGTACCGCTCGAACGTTGA
- a CDS encoding esterase/lipase family protein, translating to MHKLARSGFALPLVGAIVAATLIATAPAASAAPMRGNGHRVTVMVHGFDREADISCSGAWNSAENVLNANGWGDVVTFGYYNKATNCDLRLQGTTDTRIQEVGRQFAWTVYYLYSSKDVAIDVVTHSMGGLVAKAAIEGVNRYGVGKPPPDLSGLTVDPNDLGATVWPRAWPPFLYIEDMVTFATPHLGIGSAVVTACAITHEQCSDMRPGSGFISWLGKQPQSQMGTDYTFLASKHDDTVSSDSATNKRTAHHWALYGSNADGGTLSHTSIRNTSTGDWQASYGGEFSDEGEGSYPAPLLRMMDGLYDQQAQ from the coding sequence ATGCACAAATTAGCCAGATCCGGTTTTGCCCTGCCCTTGGTCGGGGCCATAGTCGCGGCCACCCTGATCGCCACCGCACCGGCCGCCTCAGCCGCGCCCATGCGCGGCAACGGACACCGGGTCACCGTCATGGTCCACGGCTTCGACCGCGAAGCCGACATCAGCTGCTCCGGCGCATGGAACAGCGCCGAGAATGTGCTGAACGCCAATGGCTGGGGCGACGTCGTCACCTTCGGCTACTACAACAAGGCCACCAACTGCGACCTCAGGCTCCAAGGGACCACCGACACGCGCATCCAGGAGGTCGGCCGCCAGTTCGCGTGGACCGTCTACTACCTGTACTCCAGCAAGGACGTGGCGATCGACGTCGTGACGCACTCCATGGGCGGCCTGGTCGCGAAGGCGGCCATCGAGGGCGTCAACAGGTACGGCGTGGGCAAGCCGCCGCCCGACCTGAGCGGGCTGACCGTCGATCCGAACGACCTCGGCGCGACCGTGTGGCCCAGAGCCTGGCCCCCCTTCCTGTACATCGAGGACATGGTCACGTTCGCCACGCCGCACCTGGGCATCGGCAGCGCGGTGGTGACCGCGTGCGCCATCACCCACGAGCAGTGCAGCGACATGCGTCCGGGCAGCGGCTTCATCAGCTGGCTGGGAAAGCAGCCGCAGTCCCAGATGGGTACGGACTACACCTTCCTCGCCTCGAAGCACGACGACACGGTCAGCTCCGACTCGGCGACCAACAAGCGCACTGCCCACCATTGGGCGCTCTACGGCTCGAACGCCGACGGCGGCACGCTGAGTCACACCTCCATCCGGAACACCTCGACCGGCGACTGGCAAGCGTCGTACGGGGGAGAGTTCAGCGACGAGGGTGAGGGCTCGTACCCCGCTCCGCTCCTGCGGATGATGGACGGCCTGTACGACCAGCAGGCCCAGTAG